Proteins co-encoded in one Arachis hypogaea cultivar Tifrunner chromosome 13, arahy.Tifrunner.gnm2.J5K5, whole genome shotgun sequence genomic window:
- the LOC112792438 gene encoding F-box protein At5g49610 yields MAQSRISAIVSSCSENGEDSSSLDSLPNDVVAGILLRLPAQFLHNSASNVSRKWGEISESQCFINSHLLTHLSECEFLIQDTNKVQSINARDLKLEETDLGTKFHGRISGSSDGVLLFNKSSGSVMDFYVANPVTMQILKLPSLKSTCMISSHCSNIARVSSTGEIKVIRLGRDSLIGMYKWYVLTLGKEMHWRKISNNAPKECDPASYLSFVQSLSVNGVVYWTNSSWITDPSVFAMDLCHETAYHLKVPGECHGQYWTLVQMGKEICCMNCGKDVEMKVWKLNDLHINEWILIKSIRFSSEISLLRGNFCVPLTWLDLEVLVLSVYVGARNVVVAYNVNKGECRMLKIDDVARHTIFLHTNSLIRF; encoded by the coding sequence ATGGCTCAAAGTAGAATCTCAGCAATAGTTTCTTCTTGTTCTGAAAATGGAGAGGATTCATCATCTCTTGATTCTCTTCCCAACGACGTAGTGGCCGGCATTCTTCTGCGGCTGCCGGCGCAGTTTCTGCACAATTCTGCAAGCAATGTTAGCAGAAAATGGGGTGAAATATCAGAATCACAATGTTTCATCAACTCACACCTACTCACTCATCTCTCTGAGTGTGAATTCCTCATCCAAGACACTAACAAGGTGCAATCCATTAATGCAAGGGACTTGAAACTTGAAGAAACAGATTTAGGTACCAAATTTCATGGAAGGATAAGTGGCAGTTCAGATGGTGTGTTATTGTTCAACAAATCATCAGGTTCTGTTATGGATTTTTATGTTGCAAACCCTGTAACAATGCAGATATTGAAACTCCCAAGTCTCAAATCAACATGCATGATTAGTAGCCATTGCAGCAACATTGCAAGAGTTTCATCCACTGGCGAGATCAAAGTTATTAGACTTGGAAGAGACTCATTAATTGGAATGTATAAATGGTATGTTCTAACATTAGGCAAGGAAATGCATTGGAGGAAAATCAGTAACAATGCACCCAAAGAATGTGACCCTGCATCATATTTATCATTTGTACAATCTTTATCTGTTAATGGTGTTGTTTACTGGACTAACTCGTCTTGGATTACGGACCCTTCCGTTTTCGCCATGGATCTCTGTCATGAAACTGCTTATCATTTAAAGGTTCCTGGAGAATGTCATGGCCAGTATTGGACACTTGTGCAGATGGGGAAGGAAATTTGTTGTATGAATTGTGGTAAGGATGTGGAAATGAAGGTTTGGAAGCTCAATGATTTGCATATAAATGAATGGATTTTGATCAAGAGTATAAGGTTTTCTAGTGAAATTTCATTATTAAGGGGAAATTTTTGTGTTCCTCTAACTTGGTTGGATTTAGAAGTTTTGGTGCTAAGTGTGTATGTTGGTGCTAGGAATGTGGTTGTGGCTTACAATGTGAACAAAGGAGAGTGCAGAATGTTAAAGATAGATGATGTTGCTCGTCATACAATTTTCTTGCACACAAATAGTCTCATCCGGTTTTAG
- the LOC112792439 gene encoding isoflavone 2'-hydroxylase-like, producing the protein MEIIAMLGYSVLSVAIFFIFTLLIQSRSFKNLPPGPPSLPIIGNLHHLKKPLHRHFRGLSEKYGDVFSLWFGSRLVVVVSSPTVVQECFTKNDVVLANRPRFLSGKYIFYNYTTVGSSEYGEHWRNLRRITSLDVLSNHRLNSFSPIRRDETTRLIRKLSEDSTENFAKVELSSKFYDMTFNNIMRMISGKRYYGEDCDMADVEEAKHFRQMISEVLQLSGANNKTDFIPLLGMLDVDNLKKRLVTISGRTDKFLNGLLQEHRTKNQHQNTMIDHLLSLQDSQPDYYTDQIIKGLGLAMLLAGTDSSAVTLEWSMCNLLNHPEALNRVREELDTHVGQDRIVDESDIPKFTYLRNVINETLRLYTPAPLLLPHSSAEKCTIGGYKIPKDTIVLINGWAIHRDPKNWDEATSFKPERFERKGELEKLIAFGLGRRACPGEGLALRAISLTIALLVQCFDWKCVGDEKIDMTETDGFTLTKKVPLVALCKTRPVINQLIKP; encoded by the exons ATGGAGATTATTGCCATGCTTGGTTACTCAGTTCTGTCCGTAGCCATATTCTTCATATTCACCCTTCTCATTCAATCTAGAAGCTTCAAGAACCTCCCACCGGGTCCACCCTCTCTTCCCATAATAGGAAACCTCCACCACCTCAAGAAACCCCTCCACCGCCACTTCCGAGGCCTCTCTGAGAAATACGGTGACGTCTTCTCCCTCTGGTTTGGATCCCGTCTCGTTGTCGTCGTTTCCTCCCCAACCGTCGTCCAAGAGTGCTTCAccaaaaacgacgtcgttttagcaAACCGCCCTCGCTTCCTCTCCGGAAAATACATCTTCTACAATTACACCACCGTTGGATCCAGCGAATACGGAGAGCACTGGCGCAACCTCCGCCGCATCACCTCCCTCGACGTCCTCTCCAACCACCGCCTCAACTCGTTCTCCCCGATCCGAAGGGACGAAACCACCAGACTCATCCGGAAACTCTCTGAGGACTCTACCGAGAACTTCGCCAAAGTGGAACTGTCGTCCAAGTTCTACGACATGACGTTTAACAACATCATGAGGATGATCTCTGGGAAGAGGTACTATGGCGAGGACTGTGATATGGCGGACGTGGAGGAGGCGAAGCATTTCAGGCAGATGATTTCGGAGGTTCTGCAACTGTCCGGGGCTAACAACAAAACCGATTTCATTCCGCTGCTTGGGATGCTTGACGTTGACAACTTGAAGAAGAGGCTGGTGACCATTAGTGGTAGGACTGATAAGTTCTTGAACGGTCTTCTTCAGGAGCATCGCACCAAGAATCAGCACCAAAACACCATGATTGACCATCTTCTTAGCCTCCAAGACTCCCAGCCTGACTACTATACCGATCAAATCATCAAGGGCCTTGGCTTG GCCATGCTTCTGGCTGGAACGGACTCCTCTGCTGTGACTCTGGAATGGAGTATGTGCAACTTGTTAAACCATCCGGAGGCGTTGAACAGAGTAAGAGAAGAATTGGACACTCACGTTGGTCAAGATCGCATAGTAGACGAATCCGACATTCCAAAATTCACTTACCTTAGAAATGTTATCAACGAGACGCTTCGTTTATACACACCAGCACCCTTGCTGCTACCCCACTCCTCTGCCGAAAAGTGTACTATAGGAGGCTACAAGATCCCAAAAGACACCATAGTCCTCATCAACGGTTGGGCCATTCACCGGGACCCCAAGAACTGGGATGAAGCAACGAGCTTCAAGCCGGAAAGGTTCGAAAGAAAAGGGGAGTTGGAAAAGTTGATTGCGTTTGGGTTGGGGAGAAGGGCGTGCCCCGGTGAAGGGTTGGCTCTTAGGGCAATAAGCTTGACCATTGCTCTTTTGGTTCAGTGTTTTGATTGGAAGTGCGTTGGTGATGAAAAAATTGATATGACTGAGACCGATGGCTTCACTTTAACTAAGAAGGTTCCATTGGTGGCTTTGTGTAAAACACGACCAGTTATCAACCAGCTTATTAAGCCCTAA